A window of Deltaproteobacteria bacterium contains these coding sequences:
- a CDS encoding glutamate racemase, with product MSNKDSAIGVFDSGIGGLTVLHQIIETLPKENTVYLGDTARSPYGTKSVETVLRYSFENSQFLVEKGVKIVVVACNTSTAIALKRLQESLSIPVIGVIEPGVRRALKSTKNKKVGVIGTEATIQSGAYTHALKAADSKIEVYSRACPLFVPLVEEGWTDNAVVEMTVKAYLASFKQSGIDTLILGCTHYPLLKKAIRKFMGATVRLVDSAEETAKEVESALKNATLVRKAGKGTHSFFVTDAPDRFIKVGRRFLGEKVESAVRIER from the coding sequence ATGAGCAACAAAGACAGCGCCATCGGCGTGTTCGATTCCGGCATCGGCGGCTTGACGGTGCTGCATCAGATCATCGAAACCTTGCCCAAAGAAAATACCGTTTACTTGGGCGACACCGCGCGGTCGCCCTACGGCACCAAGTCGGTGGAAACCGTGCTGCGCTACTCCTTCGAGAACAGCCAATTCCTCGTCGAGAAGGGCGTTAAAATCGTCGTCGTCGCTTGCAACACCTCGACGGCGATCGCGCTGAAGCGATTGCAAGAAAGTTTATCGATTCCAGTCATCGGCGTCATCGAGCCCGGTGTCAGGCGGGCGCTCAAGAGCACGAAGAATAAAAAAGTCGGCGTCATTGGCACCGAAGCGACGATTCAAAGCGGCGCTTATACGCACGCGCTCAAAGCAGCGGATTCGAAAATCGAGGTTTACAGCCGGGCCTGCCCGCTATTCGTGCCACTAGTCGAAGAAGGCTGGACCGACAACGCGGTGGTGGAGATGACCGTGAAAGCCTATCTCGCCAGCTTCAAGCAAAGCGGCATCGATACATTGATCCTCGGCTGCACGCACTATCCTTTGCTCAAGAAGGCGATCCGCAAATTCATGGGCGCCACGGTTCGTCTGGTCGACTCCGCCGAGGAGACCGCTAAAGAGGTGGAGTCGGCGTTGAAGAATGCCACGCTTGTAAGAAAAGCAGGGAAGGGGACGCATAGCTTCTTCGTCACCGACGCCCCGGACCGTTTCATCAAAGTCGGCCGGCGCTTTTTAGGCGAGAAAGTCGAATCGGCGGTGCGGATCGAACGCTAA